The Fusarium oxysporum f. sp. lycopersici 4287 chromosome 1, whole genome shotgun sequence DNA segment ACCTTGGTCTCTGAATAGTACTCAGTCTGCGCCTCCCCACGAATCAAAGGCCACCTCTCGTCAGCGTTGAGCAGATCAGTAACGTTGTCGCTGATGACACTGGCAGAGCTTGTATACACAAGAACCTTAACACCCGTCTTTTGGCAGGCGTCAACAACAGCCTGTGTACCATCGAcgttgaccttcttgaacaCATCATGGCCGATATTGGGGTTGACAGCAACAGGAGAGGCTGTGTGGATGACAACGTCGGGCTTGAGCTCCTCGAACAGAGAGAGAAGCCTCTCGGGGTCGGTGATGTCGCATTCTCGGTACTCGGCATTGGGATTGCGATTGCGCTCGCATCGTAAGTCGACGCCGATAGTGGCAGTGGTTGTCCATTGCTCAAGGGCCTGGTTGACGATGTGATGACCTAGAAAGCCGTTACCGCCAATGACGACAACTCTCCCGAGTGGACCTCTAGATTTTGTCTTTTCAGCCATCTTCAGTGGTGTGTGTCTGCTCTGCCTGCGTATGTTGTGAGAGTACGGTAGCAGTAGGAGTCGAGGAGGTGGGAAGAGTAAGCCAGAGCGAGAGTCTCTTGATAATATCCTGGGGTACGGCCACTGTACGGATAGAGCTAATTTGGTGGTGAGAGCAGGGGTCCTCTTCTGTGTGGCTGATATCTTAGGCTAATGGGAATATGGTGGGGGTTGTAGCACCTCCACAACTTCAACTTAACGTTAGATGCCTACCGTAGCAACCAATCAGTGGATCAGCTCCTTAAATCTTCAGCGGCTTCATGAACTAAGTTACCTCTTTACGTACGTCTACGGCGTGAATCGATATCGTGTGTCACGAGGCTTCACTtctcctctctcttttttCCTCTCTGGCCTTTGCTACTACCTAAGGACTACCATAAccactcttcttctttcttgttctcttttTGCCTGCCTACAACTTCATTCCATATACCTTCACCCTTGTCTCACCTGGCTTGTGCTCTCTTTTACTTGCTATTTTGGACCCCTTTGGATATAAACAACTTCCATTGTCGACCTTGGGGAACAACATtccctctcctcttcagcaCGATTactcctcttctcttggGAAATAGTGTTTTTAGGCGAGAAGCAGTCGACATGCTCAACTGGCATTCAGACTATGGCAAGGAACAGCTCGGACGGCGCAGAGATTCTTGTCCACATCACAGCACCAAGTCGATCAACCGATGATGTTTCATATCGACAACTTGCCCAAGCTTATCTATCTTTTGAGCCTCACAGGCGCACACAACTCTCTGTGATAAATTCGCAGACAGTTGAGGAACAACAGCGTGTACCAGAAAGATATCAAGGGGCGCCATCGCCAAGTCAGACCAGGGTAACAACTTCGTTTGGACGATCGTTTGAGATCACATCCCAAGATCTAAGTTTCGAAGGAGCTATAGACAATCGATCATCACCATGTCTACCGCGTGAGGCATTGGCTCGGAGTGCGATCCCCTCATCAGACCATACTAGTTTCGGGTCAATCAACTCCTGGTGTGCGCCTGCGAGTCAAATCAGTGACTCTTATCCCATGCCAGATGCTGCGCTCTTAGACGTTTCACCGTCACGTATACTACACAGCTACGTCCGAAGAACTCAGCCATCGCAGGAACCATATTCGTCGCCAACTGCGCATAAGAAGCGTCCTCCGTTACCAGAGTTTGGACTGAGAGTCGATATTCCCTCTTCCCTACCACCTCACAGTCAAGAAGCAACTTGGCCTGTAGAGGCCCCTGGAATCATAAATATCGTACCTACGACGCCACAAACAGACAAAGCAGCCGAGGTTCCCATACCCTCGGCGAATACAGAGGTGATAGCCTTCGAGCATTTGGCTCCAGATATCACTCATATTTCTGGCAGTGTGGTTAGCAACCACTCGCCAGCTCTATCGCCTCGTGCAGGGTCAGAACCCCCACTATCAAAACGATCCAAGATTGGACACTTGGAGCATGGTGATCTAGTCAGAAGCTCTAGCGATACAGGCCCAGCTCTGTCAACGAGAAACTCGCAGGGAGACCAAGTCAGCAGTAGCTTGGAAATCCGGCCACCATCCCCATCCGTGGGAGTTGACGACATCGATCCTGCAGATTTGATATCTGAGAAGCTCGCAAAACTCGCCCGCGATCTGTCGTCGAGATATCGTCCGACGACAAAACGCGATATCGAAGCCTTCGAACGAGGATACTGGCTGATCAACTGCAGTGGCTGGGACCCAACTGTCCGGTTTGATACTTGGGTTTTCCTCGCTAATTATCTCAAGAGTGGTTTGGCGGGCTGGGGAACCTGGTGTCGTAGAGATAAAACCCACGACTGGATACGATTATATTGCTGGGGCCATGTTGTGAAACATACATACTTGCTCCTGTACCTTGCGAGTGGAAGACAAATCAAGACAAGTGGCGCGAAGTGGTATGGAGCAGATGGTGAAGTTGCTCTGGAAATCCCGCCTTATGAGAAGCAGGGATAAGTCAGATGACTGCTCGCACCAGATTTCAGTTTGGATATTATACTCGACTTGGCATCCTGGGAGGACTTGAACATTCATATCATAAGCGAGGCGTTTGTCGGTTTTTTTTCCTCTTTGGTCTAGACAACGGTTGCCATCAATCATCGCAACTAGATAGAGCTGCAAAGCTTGGTCCTTCAATGTTATAAGGCGACATAAATAGACAAAACGCACGTTGCACGAGCCTTTGATTATCAACTATTCCCAAGTGACTGCCAGCTCAGCTGAGTCTGGGTTATGTCATGTCTTAACCAGGGCCATCGTACCATACACGATCCAGTACAAACACAAACAAGAACAAAAATAGACCAAACCAGACCAGACAAAGTCCCCGTTACCATTCCCTTGACCCCTAGCCCTTTATAATCAGTACCATACCATAAATAGATCATAAACACCATGAGTTCCTATACCTGCACCACAGCGATCACTCACGAAACAGTCATTTGTACATAGAATTTCTCTCTAATCTAAGTGGCAGCCCCTCATATTCAATTCCTTAGGCAAGTCCAGTTTCCTGGATGACTTTTGCGCGCgcatcaagcttctccatctcggCTTTGTACTTGACAGATTGGTCAGCGGAGCGCTGCTCATATAGTGCCTTCTCAGTAGGGTTCACGTCCTTCCAGGACTCGCCAATTTCTTTGAACTTGGCCTGGTTAGTCTCAGCATGGCTTTTGTCCCAGTTGTCAACAAGGTAAAGGGAATAAGAGCCTGTAGGGCGCTGAGGCAGACGCTCATCTGAGATTTGCTTGACAGGCTTGCCAGTCAGGAAAGCGAGGCGGCGGCGGGTTTTGTTAGCCAAGTGAATGCGCGCAGGCTCGTGAGTCTCAACCCAAGCTTTATAAGTCGCGAGGTTCTTCTGGCGGTTGGCAACGGCTCTGCGAGAGAGGTCCTGAGTTTTGTGTTAGCTCATTTAGTAACAGAAGGGGGGGAGGGGGTGACGCACTTGAAGCTCGGATTCGGTCAGTTGACGGAACTTCTCGGATAGCTCAGTCATTTGTTGGGTGATTCCACCAGTTCCTGTGAGGCTTCCTTTATTCTCGGACGTAAAAAGCACCCAAGTGGTGGCTGGAAGCATAGCCAGCTTGTCTCTGAGCGCCCATTTCTTAAGCTCCCGGATTTCGagcttcttcgccttctccggatcaacctccttcttggccttcttaggctttggCGCAGCAGCCTTGGGTTTTGGCTTCGCCTTGGTCTGGGACTTGGACTTGCTATCAGTCGCCTTAGACTTGGATTTGGTGGTGAGAGTAGCCTTCTTAGTGGTGGtggtcgtcgtcttcttggCGGCCTTCTTATCGCCGGAGGCAGGAGAGGGGGACCATGCTGAGACGGTGAAGCTTCGAATGGGGAGCGCAGTTTTTATGGTCGACTGGCGGCAGAGCAATTGGGCGGCAGAGGGGGCGGAAGCAGAAAGGCG contains these protein-coding regions:
- a CDS encoding hypothetical protein (At least one base has a quality score < 10), encoding MARNSSDGAEILVHITAPSRSTDDVSYRQLAQAYLSFEPHRRTQLSVINSQTVEEQQRVPERYQGAPSPSQTRVTTSFGRSFEITSQDLSFEGAIDNRSSPCLPREALARSAIPSSDHTSFGSINSWCAPASQISDSYPMPDAALLDVSPSRILHSYVRRTQPSQEPYSSPTAHKKRPPLPEFGLRVDIPSSLPPHSQEATWPVEAPGIINIVPTTPQTDKAAEVPIPSANTEVIAFEHLAPDITHISGSVVSNHSPALSPRAGSEPPLSKRSKIGHLEHGDLVRSSSDTGPALSTRNSQGDQVSSSLEIRPPSPSVGVDDIDPADLISEKLAKLARDLSSRYRPTTKRDIEAFERGYWLINCSGWDPTVRFDTWVFLANYLKSGLAGWGTWCRRDKTHDWIRLYCWGHVVKHTYLLLYLASGRQIKTSGAKWYGADGEVALEIPPYEKQG